One Diospyros lotus cultivar Yz01 chromosome 1, ASM1463336v1, whole genome shotgun sequence genomic window carries:
- the LOC127794060 gene encoding ferric reduction oxidase 2-like: MGIHLAIKLLTIVIFLGYGMIWILMPTKVFWLHWLPEIHAKVDTTCFGLEGANILIYTFPVLFVAVLGCLYLHLGKNDVDQKDGRLKLALVKGPLGIVSWTELAFFSMFIGLLFWSFSAYLHGMTANITRKSAAQMGEEVDLKFNLNGTGMIGFGRWEVKLDSAGLLLGLLGNICLAFLFFPVTRGSSILRLVGLTSESSIKYHIWLGHITMILFTAHGLCYIIFWIGTHQISEMLKWAKVGISNLAGEVALLSGLAMWITSFPSLRRSIFELFFYTHHLYILFIIFFIFHVGFSYFCITLPGFYLFLIDRYLRFLQSQQKVRLVSARIFPCQSVELNFSKSPGLSYTPTSIMFINMPCVSKIQWHPFTVTSNSSTDPAKLSVVIKSEGSWSQKLFHKISSSSLDHHEVSIEGPYGPASTHFLRHDTLVMVSGGSGITPFISIIRELLFTKSIRSCMTKQVLLITAFKKSVDLTLLELLIPVSRATYGISGLPIRIEAYVTRETEAISDYQKPCRTIQFKPGAMDVPVSAILGSNSWFWLGTIISSSFVIFLLLIGSITQYYIYPIDHNSDKRFPHTLRSAMNMLFVCVSIAMTATAAFLWKKIHNAKEMKQIQDLDMPTPMTSPQPDSQFYNEDTELGSLPHQSLVQNTKVHYGERPNLKKLIRECDGSSIGVLVSGPKKMRQEVAAICSSCEKGNLHFESVSFTW, encoded by the exons ATGGGAATCCATCTAGCAATCAAGCTGCTGACAATAGTGATTTTTCTTGGGTATGGCATGATATGGATATTAATGCCAACTAAAGTGTTTTGGCTACACTGGCTGCCTGAAATTCATGCTAAGGTTGACACCACATGCTTTGGACTAGAAG GGGCAAACATTCTGATATACACATTTCCAGTACTATTCGTTGCTGTTTTGGGATGTTTATACCTTCATCTAGGAAAGAACGACGTTGATCAGAAAGACGGAAGGTT AAAGCTAGCATTGGTGAAGGGTCCTCTGGGGATTGTTTCTTGGACAGAGCTCGCCTTCTTCTCCATGTTCATTGGACTCCTCTTCTGGTCTTTCTCAGCTTATTTACACGGGATGACAGCAAATATCACAAGAAAGTCTGCAGCACAAATGGGAGAGGAAGT AGATTTGAAGTTCAACCTAAATGGAACTGGTATGATTGGTTTTGGCAGATGGGAAGTGAAATTAGACAGCGCAGGACTATTGCTAGGCCTTCTAGGTAATATCTGTCTAGCGTTTCTCTTCTTTCCAGTGACTCGAGGATCATCAATACTGCGGCTTGTGGGCCTCACATCAGAGTCGAGCATTAAGTATCATATTTGGCTTGGGCATATAACTATGATCCTCTTCACAGCACATGGCTTATGTTACATCATCTTCTGGATTGGAACACATCAAATTTCCGAG ATGCTCAAGTGGGCTAAAGTTGGGATCTCAAATTTGGCAGGAGAAGTAGCTTTGCTCTCTGGATTAGCCATGTGGATCACAAGTTTCCCTAGCCTAAGGCGCAGCATCTTTGAACTGTTCTTCTACACTCATCATCTCTACATTCTCTTCATTATATTCTTTATATTTCATGTGGGGTTCTCCTACTTTTGCATCACGCTTCCTGGTTTCTACCTCTTCTTGATTGATCGGTACCTACGCTTCCTACAGTCCCAGCAAAAGGTCCGCTTGGTTTCTGCCCGTATTTTTCCATGTCAATCAGTGGAGCTGAACTTCTCCAAAAGCCCAG GGTTGAGTTATACTCCGACAAGCATCATGTTCATAAATATGCCCTGCGTCTCCAAGATTCAATGGCATCCATTTACGGTTACTTCCAACAGTAGTACAGATCCTGCGAAGCTAAGTGTGGTCATAAAAAGTGAAGGAAGTTGGTCTCAGAAGTTGTTCCacaaaatttcttcttcttcactagaCCACCATGAGGTCTCAATTGAAGGACCTTATGGACCTGCATCCACTCATTTTCTCAG GCATGACACACTGGTGATGGTAAGTGGAGGAAGCGGCATCACTCCATTCATCTCCATCATTCGTGAGCTCCTCTTCACCAAAAGCATAAGAAGTTGCATGACCAAACAGGTTCTCCTAATTACTGCTTTCAAGAAATCTGTGGATCTCACCTTGCTAGAGCTCCTAATACCAGTTTCCAGAGCAACCTATGGCATTTCTGGCTTGCCAATACGGATTGAGGCATATGTAACGAGAGAAACAGAAGCCATTTCAGATTATCAAAAGCCTTGCCGAACAATACAATTCAAGCCCGGTGCCATGGATGTGCCAGTTTCTGCAATTTTAGGCTCAAACAGCTGGTTTTGGCTTGGAACTATAATCTCATCCTCCTTtgtcatattccttctgctcaTTGGCAGTATTacacaatattatatatatcctATTGATCACAACAGTGATAAGAGATTTCCACATACTTTAAGATCTGCTATGAACATGCTATTTGTATGTGTGTCCATAGCAATGACCGCCACTGCAGCCTTCCTATGGAAGAAAATCCACAATGCCAAAGAAATGAAACAGATTCAAGACCTTGACATGCCAACACCAATGACATCTCCACAGCCAGACTCACAGTTCTACAATGAGGATACAGAATTGGGAAGCCTTCCCCACCAGTCACTTGTTCAAAATACTAAGGTGCACTATGGAGAAAGACCTAACCTTAAGA